Genomic segment of Plasmodium brasilianum strain Bolivian I chromosome 8, whole genome shotgun sequence:
TAGAAGCTAGTAGAAGTGAGTAGAAGCGAGTAGAAGCTAGTAGAAGTGAGTAGAAGCGAGTAGAAGCTAGTAGAAGTGAGTAGAATCGAGTAGAAGCTAGTATAAGTGAGTAGAAGCGAATAGGTGCGACTCAGATTTGTATCGTATCGCATCTTGCTGCGAAGGGGGATggcacaaaataaaataaatcgaaacaaattaaaatataataaaatgaaaaatattaaaataaaaaataatataacgaaacaaattaaagtgcaataaaaagaaatggaaACTAGTCGATGCACTTCGAACCATAGCCGAGTCAAACTTTCGCGTTACATTGCGGGCATGCTTCTAACTTCTCGGGTATGTCCTTATCACCTATAAATAGAGTTAAaggtgtacatatatatatatatatatacacatgagATAACTTCTAAACGTGTTTAACTagactaaaaataaaatgtgggtatataataatgcttCCTACTTGTATTGAAAATGTGGTAATTACAATTGGCGCACTTGAATTTAAAATGCTTCTCTacaggggaaaaaaaaaaaaaaaaaaaaggagtcTAACTATGCATACGTGCAGTATGCGAAGACTACTCTACAActctataatataaaaatgcaagttatggggaaaaaaaaagaaaaaattgggCGCAAAAATAGGCATTACACAACAAATGTAGTGTGCTCCCCCGTACGTGCAGTAATGCGTACCCATACACTTGTTTACATAaccatgcatatatatacacatgtacacgCGTATGTACGCACGCATCTACGCTTTGCACATTTTACTTCTTCGATGAGTGGGCTCAGTCACTATGTTCGCTGCGTTTTCTACTTTATCTTGTGTAGCTCTCTCTGGAATGTCCTTGTGAAATATAGAGTTGTCAATGTGAGGAGCAACAACTAGCTTATAGTTGTATTTTAGAACATCTAATAccgttttttcatttttgtttatagGATACCTTTCATTAATAATGTCATACTGATACTTGAATTTTAAGtattccattttttgaagataatataaaacttttattcGTAGCCTTTCGTACAGTATATCATTCGTTAAATTTATATCCTCTTCATTtgtgcttatttttttaagcttaaaatttgttatttcGTTTGTAGATGATGTCGTTTTATctggatttttttttttttcttttactatCGTTGTAGGTGCTATTGATGCTTCTGTTTCATTTGCATTTTCATCAAGTTTTATACTttccataaattttttaaaattcatatCTGCCTGTTCTATGAactcatttttaatatcttcAATCGACATGTTTTTCTCTCTTGTACATTTCTCTATGTACTCGTCTATGTTCTTTTGCACAGCTTTAACTCGGTCCCTATCCTCATCCCCATAAGGATCATCATCCTGGTCAGCATACTTATCGTCATACTGATCCCCATACTGGTCTTCATACTGGTTATCATACTTGTTATCCTCGTAAGGTTTACCACATCTATCATCATCGTAGCTGCTGGCCTTTTTCCTTCTATTTCTAAAGCTGTATTCATTTTCGTCAAAATAGTACAGTTCTTGATCTGTATCGATGAATCGAATAATCGAATCATTAAAGGACTGTAACTCTTCGTATGTTTTtcttaattcttttaaattttcattgtCATCAACATTAACATCAGTGTTATCATCAATTGAAACATTAACTACATTACTTTCTTTATGCCCCTCCATGGATGATGAATTAACATATCCTCTAATGATATCCTTGCTCCCTTTACTCTTTTCTATCTCTAtgcttttttcaaaaagttttaataaaTCTTTATAATCGTAACTAAAATATAACTCCTCATCTTTTACATGCAGttcaattttattcattgcatcttttatatcatactttatttttttttttttacaaaaaagacTATATCTGTCAAGCTGCCTTCTCACCAGCTCATTTACACACTCTTCGTATATTCTTCCTGCGGcgatgaaaaaggaaaagaaaaaaaaaattggtcAACGAGATGAATAAGAGGAGTGTATGCATGTGGGGTACGTGATGTAGAAAGAAGGGAGGTACATTATTTTAGAGACTCCACCCATACGTGCATATTGAGAGTAATCATACTCTCCTCACATTCTACTAAATGAAGCAAAATAGTACTGCATTATGATTAGCAAAACTTGGGAAGATTCTTgcaatcattttttttttttttttttttttttttgctaacgTATGCCGCATGGTctattcatctttttttttttttttttttttttttgctaacaTATGCCACATAgtctattcattttttttttatcaggTTGCACATGAACATACTGTTCTAACTTGATTAGAACAACAATGTGCAAACAGCTTGAGTTACTGACTTTTTATGTTTTGTATCGTTTCCATTAGTTTCTGCTTGCTTTTGAAAAAGTCGATAATGTGCACCATCGAAAAAAGCTGTAAATGAAACGAGGGCAGGAAAAGTGAGCAGCGAAACGCCTAgtcatttttgtttaaagtttagaattttaatttgatgcataattttttatttttaatttaaagtttccattttgtattttccatttttattgtttccCCTTGCGAAATAAAGCATTTCGAGgtgatacattttttaaacaaaaaaaaaaaaaaaaaaaaaaaattacttctATGTCTTCatcttttaaaagaaaaaagtgtAAGGCTAGAAAACTCTCTGCCTCTTTTGGTTCCTTAACATGTTCGCCTATATCGTTTAGAATGGAGCATATCTGCAGTAGAGTGGGGGAAAATAGAGGTACGCACGTAAATTCACATGCATGCATACgtatatttaagtatacgtatatgcaaACATACACACGCATGTGCTCATGACCAAGAGGAACGGCTTCCACCCGAAGTGTAGCATTACCAGCGCTTTGTCTACATCGAAGTGCTTAACCAGATAAGATATACTGTTTATAATCTTGAACGTAATACGTGAAAATACTGCGTGCTGCAAAATCTTTTtcatgttttctttttctaattctTTCTTCTCCTCGTTCTGTACAATTTGTTTGATTGCTGCTAAATCATTGATATTCGAGATTATGCTCTGCAAAAATttctagaaaaaaaaaaaaaaaaaaaaatacaaagcCGAAATCAAAACATATGTGCGCATAAGAGCAATTAAACATATACGAATGTGAATAGACATTTGGATGACCAGGCTACACACTCGTTTGTCATCCGCCTTGCACGCAAGGCGAGTGATCTCCCGTGTGTGTGAGGCTCGGTACTCATCTAACCTCATCTTCGTCGTTTTTcaaataactaaaaaaatgcaaTCCCCTTTTTAGCTTGTCAAAAAGAAAGAGGTTGTTATATGCTTTTCTAAAAGAGGTATTGTTAAAAGTTGTTctcttgtttattttttttagcttTATGCGAGGACAAAaagatttattatttcttacaTTGTTAAGAAACAactgtttattatttattagaCAAACAGAATTTAATTTACCAAATAGGATAATGCACAAAAGAACGACATTAACATTTCTAAAATACATCTTAGAAATGACATAACACACTGATGAGTTTTACGAGCATTAAAATGAGCAACAAATAAAACGATTAAGCATTGAAGCGGTGAAAGATTCAAGCATTGAAACGGTGAAACAATGAAGTAGTGATGCAATGAAGCAGTCGTAAAAACGAACAAATGGAATGCCATGTCAAAACAAGAACTACTCAGAGTTTACAAATctactgaaaaaaaaaaaaaaataaataaataaaaaaagggaatCTCCTTTTTTGCTTCCGTATTCTCATTTTCTCATGATactcttatatttttatccaaACGCTTTATTTCCTCGTTTTTACGGATCTACTGaccaaataaaaagaaattacacATTCTTCACTGCTTTGCATtcttgaatttattttttcttttatgcgTGTTGTAAATTTGTTTGTAAGGGTTCTATTTTGCTTCGTTATATTgtgttatattatatcatgtaacaatttttttttttttttttttttttttttctgcgcTATATTTGTAGTCTCCAAATTCGCGCACTACGAATTTACtgattttttcttatctCCCGTTATATCTTacgttattttattatattgtattatattgtattatattgtattatattatattatattatattatattgtattatattgtattatattatattgtattatattatattatattttgttttatttatttatctatttatctatttatttatttttttttttttttttttttgttcttttccattttgtgCTTTACCCCCTTTTCACAAGCACTACTTTTTAGACTCATGCCATAATAATGTTGAACATCTTAACCTTTGTATTGTTTTACACCTTATTAAATGATAAcattataacaaataataaactaCCTCATTCGATTTATTCATatgttatacataataaCAGGAATgttgctttttttaaaagcaaGCACAGAAAAGCAtacgttaaaaaaaagactaTAAACTATGAAGATGgtattaatgaaaagaagcatcaaaaaaaaaaaaaaagtccaTGTGAACAAATTTATAGGAATGTTTCATCGATAGCAGCCTGTTGTAAATGAAACTCCTTTCAGTGCTCATCTGTTCATCCCGCACATGGAGCTTACATTTTTGTTTCATCGTTTTGTTAtcacattatatattttattattttgttatccATTCCGCTATTTACTctgttattttgttatatattttatattatatgtatatgtatatacatatatatatatatatatatatatatatattatatatatattttttttacttttccgTCCCTTCTTGCCTCCTCCAGTTGTCACACAGAAAGACATTTCTCACATCAATACAATGGCGTTAGCTCTACTGGAGTTTAAAGTACACATAATTTGCATTTCCTTTTGTGCGCAATGAGCAACTAGTTGACGTTTTTCGCTCGTTACGTGTgcattaatgtatatatatatatatataagtatgtgtatgtgtatgtatgcatgtgtatgtatgtatgtgtatgtatgtatgtgtatgtatgtatgtgtatgtatgtatgtgtatgtatgtatgtgtatgtatgtgcatgtatatgtatatgcgtgTGTGTGTTTGCATGaatgtacatgtaaataaGTCTGCCAGCGCGTAATTAtttctcaatttttttaaaacccCTTTTGAAGAAATTACATAACAACTTAATGGTGCCGGAGAATTACATCCTTAAGTCAGAAGACAATGAAAGTAAACGAACTTTTGAGAAATGCAAAAAATGGTTAAGGGAATACTTGAGCTCGTGCTCCATTTTGCATTCAGCATTTTCCATATcatttgtattttcttttttcctcctCTCTTTTTagacttaaaaaattataaactgTGGAAAAAGTTGCAAGacattaaaaatgaaaagagtgacaaaaaaaagaaatacatttATCTTGTTTTGAAGAAGATGGATTTCCCTCTAAATACTATATTTAGTAACTAGCtagccatttttttttttttttgtgtgtgcatgtgtgtatgtgcatgtatatgtgtgtgcacCTTACCTGTTCAGGTAAAATAAACAACTTTGTATCATTGCTCCGTTGTAATTTTCTTGACACAGGTaaagaagaaatagaaaatttcGAAACTGACGATGTGGAGATTACAACAATGTCCCATTTATCAAGTAtgtagtaaataaatatcgTAGTAAAAAGAGGAGTGCTTATAAACAGAAAAGGTGGTAacgtgcatgtatatatatgtatatatatatatatatacatatgcgtaAGCATACGTaaaaacatacataataaCATGCGTAACAACACACACGTGCGGATGTAGTAAATACTTAGTAAAAACGCACATACAAACATGGGTGCAATTTTTGCTTAATCATTTCAACTTCGCGCAGCTGAGGAAAACGTACATTTCGATTTTGACGAGAGACAGGAGGTCCGCAAGGAATTATTCTCGCCTTATATCAAAAAGGCAAAAGGTTATtgcttgttcataatttttgttttattataattaatgtgatttgatataaaataatttgctGTAATTTAATTTAGCACAACATAATTTAGCACAACATAATTTAGCACAACATAATTTAGCACAACATAATTTAGCACAACATAATTTagcataatataatttagcataatataatttagcATAATATAATGTAGTGTAATTTAAAgccatttaaaataatttggtttattttattttattttatttattttttttttttcgctatTGTTTTGTTAGATAAAAAAGGTGAAAATGTAAAGGATTTTCTAGCCTTATATAAGTTCATACCGAAAATAAGTGAACAGGTTTGTCACaagagaaagagaaaaaaaaaaaaaaaaaaaaaagagaggaACAATTTGACGGTCCATTTAATTAGGGAAAATACGCGTTTGTGTGTATTTATTCATCTGTTCGTTCATTtgtttatgcattttttttttgtttttttttccttttttgtgtTTACCCTCCCGCAACAGAGTGAACTACCTCCATACTCCAACAGAAGTGTTCGAAAGAAaggaattttaaaatatattttagaagACTTAAAAAAAGACGAGATATTTAACTCGCATTACAACTACTACTATGACAATATCTACAATAATGTAAATGATGATGACATAAATGACTACTTTAAGCTCGTTATGAAGTTCAGACGATCCAACGAAAGTTAtgatttttttgttaacaGAAGAAGATCCTTTTTTAGTGGTACCTTTTCAgcatgttctttttttttttttttttttttttttatagcatTGTCGTTCTTCTGTGTTCATCTGTTTATCCGCGTGTATAACTGCTAATGCATCCCCTTGTACGCTTTCTAATGCATCCACTCGTACACTTGCTAATATATCCACTCGTACACCTACTAATACATGCTTACACCTATGCATGTCTCTTATCTTTTAGAAGAAAATAGGAAAGAGAAGAAGTTTTTCCTGTATACTCGAAAGGAAATCGAAGGAGCACACTCCTACGACTTTGACAAATGGTAAGTTAAATTTTTACTCTATTTCGTTAAGTTTTTTAGAAGAATAATTTCTTTCTGtacattcctttttttaccCCTTACCCCCTATTTCGTAACTCTCTTAGGTCCTTTTCCGACTTTGTAGAAGCcttagttttttttaatgtaaaaatgattttaaaGAAAGCGCTGAAAAGACAGCAGAGAAAATTAGGACATGCacatgttttattattttttactactatttttattatttttatcatttttattatttttaccatttctgctatttttaccatttctgctatttttaccatttctgctatttttaccatttctgctatttttaccatttctgctatttttaccatttctgctatttttaccatttctgctatttttaccatttctgctatttttaccatttctgctatttttaccatttctattatttttatatttattttttaattttttttttccgtttttACAGGAATTGTACCTAGATTTAAATAAAGAGAAGTATGAACAATTTAGAAAAGGTGAAGGAAGTGAAGAGTTGGATATCACTGACTTTAACTCACTGGATCCTGGTTTTGTCGTTCCGAGTGAGAGCAAGCGGATGTGTTTATACACACACGTAGTTACGTTTTTGTTTACATATACTCAGgcacataaatataagttCTATACGTACATTATATACAAACGTGCATACGTCAGTGAGACGTACATTCACGCACCCATATGTATGTTGCTACCATTCCCGCTTTaacttcttttctttatttttccttcGTTGGCAGGCGACAATGTGTGGCCCCAGGAATGGCACAGCATGCCGCTAGGTAAGgaggtaaaataaaataagtacaGAAGGTATCGTAAGTGTTGTAAGCATAACGAGTATAATAAGGGAAATAAGTAGAATGAATAAGTACAATAAGTACAATGAAAGAATGAATGAATTTGACGAATTGAAAGAGAGTtgattaaaaattatatagttgatttaaaaaaaaaaaaaaaaaaaaaaaaaaaatttccaacAATTGCAGGAATGTATATAAATCAAGTGAGGATGGGGGATATCGATGCAAAGTTTCATTtcataagaagaaaaatctTAGACTACTTAATGCTTGATTTTAAGTCAGAGGAATAcgagaataaatatattgattTTACGTTTAGGAAGCTTTTTTTGGGACTGGGATGGTTAGAGGAGAGGAGTGCAGAGGGGAGAGTGCACGCAcgaggaaaaagaaaaaaaatatataataaaaaaaaaaaataaataaataaaataaaaaaatacattaatgtgataaaatgtacaaaacGATAgatgtgtatttatttacatgttACCCATATGTGTTCGCTTTCCCTTCCCGCTTAGGTTTATTCACACGAGAGGACATCCAATAACTATTTGCCCATTTGACAAAATTCAGTTTGATACATTTTCCATGGACTTTTGCAAGCCTGAGGAGAtacaagttaaaaaaaaaaaaaaaaaaagaaagaaaataaaagggGAAAGAGAAgagaaatagaaatataaacaGAAATAGAaagaggaagaggaagaggaaaaaacattgaataatagaataacttgacaaatgaagaaaattgTTTTAAAGGATTCCAGTAACTGCATATACTGTGTAtgttaaatgtatatgttttcatttatttcttttttttttcattattttttcattcattcattatttattattattattattttttttttttttttcatttgaagGGCCTGCATTTGGGATATTTGGTTATTCAGGCGCAAACGCACGAGAAAATATTTTGGTAGTAATGCATGAGCATACACGCATGTAtgcgtatgtatgcatatgtacgcATATGTGTACGCATATGTGTACGCATATGTGTACGCATATGTGTACgcatatgtttgtatatgtacatatatacatatgtacatacctacatgtgcatatatgtacatcaCATTTGGCACATACCTTCCAAATTGTCAATTCAGTGCGCATTAtgtttgtctttttttttttttttttttttttttcttatatttcttataggAATAATTATAGAGATAGATTTGAATTCATGAAAGGTAATAGTgctatgatatattaaatattataccaaattttttttttttttttttttttttttttttttttctctcgttttctttttccttctcttttcttttgtCGTACCCA
This window contains:
- a CDS encoding hypothetical protein (conserved Plasmodium protein) codes for the protein MYFRNVNVVLLCIILFGKLNSVCLINNKQLFLNNVRNNKSFCPRIKLKKINKRTTFNNTSFRKAYNNLFLFDKLKRGLHFFSYLKNDEDESIISNINDLAAIKQIVQNEEKKELEKENMKKILQHAVFSRITFKIINSISYLVKHFDVDKALICSILNDIGEHVKEPKEAESFLALHFFLLKDEDIELFSMVHIIDFFKSKQKLMETIQNIKRRIYEECVNELVRRQLDRYSLFCKKKKIKYDIKDAMNKIELHVKDEELYFSYDYKDLLKLFEKSIEIEKSKGSKDIIRGYVNSSSMEGHKESNVVNVSIDDNTDVNVDDNENLKELRKTYEELQSFNDSIIRFIDTDQELYYFDENEYSFRNRRKKASSYDDDRCGKPYEDNKYDNQYEDQYGDQYDDKYADQDDDPYGDEDRDRVKAVQKNIDEYIEKCTREKNMSIEDIKNEFIEQADMNFKKFMESIKLDENANETEASIAPTTIVKEKKKNPDKTTSSTNEITNFKLKKISTNEEDINLTNDILYERLRIKVLYYLQKMEYLKFKYQYDIINERYPINKNEKTVLDVLKYNYKLVVAPHIDNSIFHKDIPERATQDKVENAANIVTEPTHRRKKHFKFKCANCNYHIFNTSDKDIPEKLEACPQCNAKQDAIRYKSESHLFASTHLY